A genomic segment from Cyanobium sp. NIES-981 encodes:
- the ndk gene encoding nucleoside-diphosphate kinase, with protein MAAERTFIAIKPDGVQRGLVGEILGRFERKGFKLVGLKQLTPSRELAEQHYGVHRERPFFAGLVEFITSGPVVAMVWEGDGVIASARKLIGATKPLEAEPGTIRGDLAINIGRNVIHGSDAPETADFEIGLWFQPSELSDWTPSDQSWRSEG; from the coding sequence ATGGCCGCCGAACGCACCTTCATCGCCATCAAGCCCGATGGCGTCCAGCGGGGCCTGGTGGGTGAGATCCTGGGGCGTTTCGAGCGCAAGGGCTTCAAGCTGGTGGGCCTCAAGCAGCTCACCCCCAGCCGTGAGCTGGCTGAACAGCACTACGGCGTGCACCGCGAGCGCCCCTTCTTCGCCGGCCTGGTCGAGTTCATCACGTCGGGTCCCGTGGTGGCGATGGTGTGGGAGGGCGATGGCGTGATCGCCAGTGCCCGCAAGCTCATCGGCGCCACCAAGCCCCTCGAGGCCGAGCCCGGCACGATCCGCGGGGATCTGGCCATCAACATCGGCCGCAACGTGATCCACGGCTCCGATGCCCCCGAAACCGCCGACTTCGAGATCGGCCTCTGGTTCCAGCCCTCCGAGCTGAGCGACTGGACCCCCTCCGATCAGAGCTGGCGCAGCGAGGGCTGA
- a CDS encoding FecR family protein, producing the protein MPALRPLPVRGTLLAAVTALLIGPAARVQASRPLPTVADVPSRPAFVRPPGDQERSARVGQRLPGSSLLRTQRPGRMQVDLPNGRSFRLGGDAVVRLTPSALDLERGQLIAWINPGRQGGEPLRVRTRVGTASIEGTTVFLEVDAERVLVFSWEGRVRVSTDSSPAGSAQAGGGQEVVLRSGEQLTYQNGAWLSPRRLGRAEALQRRRSSPLLNGFSAPMPTLPVIDRELESLGAAPQPGGG; encoded by the coding sequence ATGCCGGCCCTCCGTCCGCTGCCTGTGCGCGGCACTCTGCTGGCCGCGGTCACCGCGCTCCTGATCGGCCCGGCCGCGAGGGTGCAGGCCTCCCGCCCGTTGCCGACGGTGGCGGATGTGCCCTCCCGGCCGGCCTTCGTGCGGCCGCCCGGCGATCAGGAACGGTCCGCCAGGGTGGGCCAGCGGCTGCCGGGGAGCTCCCTGCTGCGCACCCAGCGCCCCGGACGGATGCAGGTGGACCTGCCGAATGGCCGCAGCTTCCGGCTCGGCGGGGATGCGGTGGTCCGGCTCACACCCTCGGCGCTCGATCTGGAACGCGGCCAGCTGATCGCCTGGATCAATCCCGGCCGCCAGGGCGGTGAGCCGCTGCGGGTGCGCACCCGGGTGGGCACCGCTTCGATCGAGGGCACCACCGTGTTCCTGGAGGTGGATGCCGAGCGCGTGCTGGTGTTCAGCTGGGAGGGCCGGGTGCGGGTCAGCACGGATTCCTCCCCGGCAGGGAGCGCGCAGGCGGGGGGAGGTCAGGAGGTCGTGCTGCGCAGCGGCGAGCAGCTCACCTACCAGAACGGCGCCTGGCTGAGCCCGCGCCGCCTGGGGCGTGCCGAGGCGCTGCAGCGCCGCCGCTCCAGCCCCCTGCTGAACGGTTTTTCGGCCCCGATGCCCACGCTGCCGGTGATCGACAGGGAGCTGGAGAGCCTGGGGGCGGCGCCGCAACCGGGTGGTGGCTGA
- a CDS encoding adenylate/guanylate cyclase domain-containing protein: MAEIRPPRWRQPWILGLLLPVLVALPGPLRQGFPGRALAAADAQLRGAGFRIRAGLGADRAVPGGAADLVLLGIDAESLELDQLLTREQRQASPLLSAMGAWPWRRALQAELAAWVLERGAERVLFNVVLSQPSRFGAADDRAFAERLRPWRQRVVLAAAFAQRQQEGLELLQLRRPLPLLSTAAAPPPGLTALLQSPQGFTEAIPGAAWLQGHLAGFAPPSPLPLADRLLPSSPPPPRLPRYIDFRAPSARVPLVPAWRLPDLPASYWRGRTVLIGVTAPSLGDQMETPFGPLSGTQVQAEALASVARGSALAPLEDPLAALVLLGWGLGVWGVLRGSPLALGSVARGLALGAGGLLLAGLAWGLLQLWLPLSALLAMPLLAGGLRASGQAWHERRERAYLHQVLARRISPALLRDILRDPGPLGTELGGRRCTCVVLFTDLVGFTALSARLAPGELFALLNRYFAAIAAAVIEQNGLLDKFIGDALMAEFGVPRSRGERAEAMAAVRAALAMQERLGALNRELASQGLPLLQQGIGLHVGEVIAGNLGSPQRLEFTVVGAAVNVASRLQGLTRRFPDHPILLSAALRDLLPAEVRTLPLGRHQLKGWPTPLEVHALAVPPVEPG; this comes from the coding sequence GTGGCTGAGATCCGTCCGCCGCGCTGGCGCCAGCCCTGGATCCTGGGGCTGCTCCTGCCTGTGCTGGTCGCCCTGCCCGGCCCGCTGCGGCAGGGGTTCCCCGGGCGGGCGTTGGCGGCCGCCGACGCCCAGCTGCGGGGGGCCGGGTTTCGGATCCGCGCCGGCCTGGGCGCCGACCGGGCGGTCCCGGGCGGCGCGGCCGATCTGGTGCTGCTCGGCATCGATGCCGAGTCCCTGGAGCTGGATCAGCTGCTGACGCGGGAGCAACGCCAGGCTTCGCCCCTGCTCAGTGCCATGGGGGCCTGGCCCTGGCGCCGGGCCCTGCAGGCCGAGCTGGCGGCCTGGGTGCTGGAGCGGGGGGCCGAGCGGGTGCTGTTCAACGTGGTGCTGAGCCAACCCAGCCGCTTCGGTGCCGCCGACGACCGCGCCTTCGCGGAGCGGCTGCGGCCCTGGCGGCAGCGCGTGGTGCTGGCGGCGGCCTTCGCCCAGCGGCAGCAGGAGGGACTGGAGCTGCTGCAGCTGCGGCGCCCCCTGCCGCTGCTCAGCACCGCGGCCGCCCCGCCCCCCGGCCTCACCGCCCTGCTCCAGAGCCCCCAGGGCTTCACCGAAGCGATCCCCGGGGCGGCCTGGCTGCAGGGCCACCTGGCCGGTTTCGCGCCGCCCTCGCCCCTCCCCCTGGCGGACCGGCTCCTGCCCAGCTCCCCGCCGCCGCCCCGTCTGCCGCGCTACATCGACTTCCGCGCTCCCTCGGCCCGCGTGCCCCTGGTGCCCGCCTGGCGGCTGCCGGATCTTCCCGCCTCCTACTGGCGGGGGCGCACCGTGCTGATCGGCGTCACGGCCCCCTCCCTCGGCGACCAGATGGAAACCCCCTTCGGCCCGCTCAGTGGCACGCAGGTGCAGGCCGAGGCCCTGGCCAGCGTGGCGCGGGGCAGCGCCCTGGCGCCCCTGGAGGATCCGCTGGCGGCGCTGGTGCTGCTGGGGTGGGGGCTGGGCGTGTGGGGCGTGTTGCGGGGCTCCCCCCTGGCCCTGGGCAGCGTCGCCCGGGGGCTGGCGCTAGGGGCGGGCGGCCTGCTCCTGGCCGGGCTGGCCTGGGGGCTGCTGCAGCTCTGGCTCCCTCTCTCGGCGCTGCTGGCGATGCCGCTGCTGGCGGGGGGCCTGCGGGCCAGCGGCCAGGCCTGGCACGAACGCCGGGAGCGGGCCTACCTGCATCAGGTGCTGGCCCGGCGGATCTCACCAGCCCTGCTCCGCGACATCCTGCGGGATCCCGGGCCGCTCGGCACCGAGCTGGGAGGGCGCCGCTGCACCTGCGTGGTGCTGTTCACCGACCTGGTGGGCTTCACCGCGCTCAGCGCCCGCCTGGCCCCAGGCGAACTGTTCGCGTTGCTCAACCGCTACTTCGCGGCGATCGCCGCCGCCGTGATCGAGCAGAACGGTCTGCTGGACAAGTTCATCGGTGATGCCCTGATGGCGGAGTTCGGCGTGCCCCGCAGCCGCGGGGAGCGCGCAGAGGCGATGGCGGCCGTGCGGGCGGCGCTGGCCATGCAGGAGCGGCTGGGGGCTCTCAACCGGGAGCTCGCCAGCCAGGGGCTGCCGCTGCTGCAGCAGGGCATCGGGCTGCACGTGGGGGAGGTGATCGCCGGCAACCTCGGCTCCCCCCAGCGGCTGGAGTTCACGGTGGTGGGAGCGGCTGTGAATGTGGCCAGCCGGCTGCAGGGCCTCACCCGCCGCTTCCCCGATCA
- the speA gene encoding biosynthetic arginine decarboxylase has protein sequence MVLTATPSTWSADDGASLYGLDRWGDPYFSVNGRGHVMVQPRGDRGGSLDLVELVRELQGRDLSLPLLIRFDDILEDRLERLHAAFERAIAQYGYAGRYQGVFPVKCNQQRHVVEQLVESGRRWHFGLEAGSKAELLIALSLVDDPEALLICNGYKDRRYIETAILARRLGRQPVVVIEQADEVERIIRASRELGAAPLIGVRAKLSSRSTGRWGSSVGERAKFGLSVPDLLATVEALRQADLLPELRLLHFHIGSQINDIAVLKDALQEAGQIYGELTRLGAPMGYLDVGGGLGIDYDGSRTASAASKNYSLQNYANDVVATVRECCEPHGVPVPTLVSESGRAIASHFSVLVFDVLGTARPPGEVPAEQADEPLMVRNLRDTLAAIHATAAAAGEASPCCDALQEAWNDAIKFKDDALSAFRLGYLGLPQRAVAEQLTWACAEAIAARLAQLPEGTPIPDQLQALQAGLASTYYANLSVFRSAPDTWAIDQLFPVLPIQRLDEAPTGLGSFADLTCDSDGKLARFIGRGQEKPLLELHVPRPGEPYWVGLFLAGAYQEVMGNLHNLFGSTNAVHIRLGPGGNYLVNHVVRGDTNAEVLQVMEHDPRQLLERLRLASEEAIGRGQLAISDARRLMAHLESSLGQTTYLQS, from the coding sequence ATGGTGCTCACCGCCACCCCCAGCACCTGGAGCGCTGACGACGGCGCCAGCCTCTACGGGCTCGACCGCTGGGGCGACCCCTACTTCTCGGTGAACGGGCGCGGCCATGTGATGGTGCAGCCCCGCGGCGACCGCGGCGGCTCGCTCGATCTGGTGGAGCTGGTGCGGGAGCTGCAGGGGCGCGACCTCTCCCTGCCGCTGCTGATCCGCTTCGACGACATCCTCGAAGACCGGCTCGAACGGCTCCATGCCGCCTTCGAGCGGGCCATCGCCCAGTACGGCTACGCCGGCCGCTACCAGGGGGTATTCCCGGTGAAGTGCAACCAGCAGCGCCACGTGGTGGAGCAGCTGGTGGAGAGCGGCCGGCGCTGGCATTTCGGGCTGGAGGCCGGCAGCAAGGCCGAACTGCTGATCGCCCTCTCGCTGGTGGACGATCCCGAGGCGCTGCTGATCTGCAACGGCTACAAGGACCGGCGCTACATCGAGACGGCGATCCTGGCCCGCCGGCTCGGCCGCCAGCCGGTGGTGGTGATCGAGCAGGCCGATGAGGTGGAGCGGATCATCCGCGCCAGCCGGGAGCTCGGCGCCGCCCCCCTGATCGGTGTGCGGGCCAAGCTCTCCAGCCGCAGCACCGGCCGCTGGGGCAGCTCGGTGGGGGAGCGGGCCAAGTTCGGGCTCTCGGTGCCGGATCTGCTGGCCACGGTGGAGGCCCTGCGCCAGGCGGACCTCCTCCCCGAGCTGCGACTGCTGCACTTCCACATCGGCAGCCAGATCAACGACATCGCCGTGCTCAAGGACGCCCTGCAGGAGGCGGGCCAGATCTACGGGGAGCTCACCCGGCTGGGGGCTCCCATGGGCTATCTGGATGTGGGCGGCGGGCTCGGCATCGACTACGACGGCAGCCGCACCGCCAGCGCGGCGTCCAAGAACTACTCCCTGCAGAACTACGCCAACGACGTGGTGGCCACGGTGCGGGAGTGCTGCGAGCCCCACGGGGTGCCCGTGCCCACCCTGGTGAGCGAGAGCGGCCGGGCGATCGCCAGCCATTTCTCCGTGCTCGTGTTCGATGTGCTCGGCACGGCCCGGCCGCCGGGGGAGGTGCCCGCCGAGCAGGCCGACGAACCACTGATGGTGCGCAACCTGCGCGACACCCTCGCCGCGATCCACGCCACGGCCGCGGCGGCCGGCGAAGCCTCCCCCTGCTGCGATGCCCTGCAGGAGGCCTGGAACGACGCGATCAAGTTCAAGGACGACGCCCTCTCGGCCTTCCGGCTCGGCTACCTCGGCCTGCCGCAACGGGCCGTGGCCGAACAGCTCACCTGGGCCTGCGCCGAGGCCATCGCCGCCCGGCTCGCCCAGCTGCCGGAGGGCACCCCCATCCCAGACCAGCTCCAGGCCCTGCAGGCGGGACTGGCGAGCACGTACTACGCCAATCTCTCGGTGTTCCGCTCCGCCCCGGACACCTGGGCGATCGATCAGCTGTTTCCGGTGCTGCCGATCCAGCGGCTGGATGAGGCGCCCACGGGCCTGGGCAGTTTCGCCGACCTCACCTGCGATTCCGACGGCAAACTGGCCCGCTTCATCGGCCGCGGACAGGAGAAGCCCCTGCTGGAGCTGCATGTGCCCCGGCCCGGTGAGCCCTACTGGGTGGGGCTGTTCCTGGCGGGCGCCTACCAGGAGGTGATGGGCAACCTCCACAACCTGTTCGGCAGCACCAACGCGGTGCACATCCGCCTCGGCCCCGGTGGCAACTACCTCGTGAACCATGTGGTGCGGGGCGACACCAACGCCGAGGTGCTGCAGGTGATGGAGCACGATCCCCGGCAGCTGCTGGAGCGGCTGCGGCTCGCCAGCGAGGAGGCGATCGGCCGCGGCCAGCTGGCGATCAGCGACGCACGGCGCCTGATGGCCCACCTGGAGAGCAGCCTGGGGCAGACCACCTACCTGCAGTCCTGA
- a CDS encoding DUF3307 domain-containing protein → MAVSELIGVPLAEVAVPRGLNLALLLAMGHFLADFALQSDRMALEKCPQARGVLPWGWWMAAHGGIHGFLVAVLTGVPLLGLAEWVAHVCIDLGKCRRLYRIGIDQALHLACKLLWVALLV, encoded by the coding sequence ATGGCTGTTTCTGAGCTGATCGGCGTTCCGCTGGCCGAAGTGGCCGTGCCGAGGGGGCTGAACCTGGCTCTGCTGCTCGCCATGGGGCATTTCCTGGCGGATTTCGCCCTCCAGAGCGATCGGATGGCCCTGGAGAAGTGCCCCCAGGCCCGCGGTGTGCTGCCCTGGGGCTGGTGGATGGCCGCCCATGGCGGGATTCACGGTTTTCTGGTGGCGGTGCTCACCGGTGTGCCCCTGCTGGGCTTGGCGGAGTGGGTTGCGCACGTGTGCATCGACCTGGGCAAGTGCCGCCGCCTCTACCGGATCGGCATCGACCAGGCCCTGCATCTCGCCTGCAAGCTTCTCTGGGTGGCGCTGCTGGTCTGA
- a CDS encoding SIMPL domain-containing protein, with product MVLLLQAAPRPAMAQAQVQLQCNGTLLEARGSAELRREASRFGFSLGVEAEADTADQALESLQVRLGAVRQELKSLGVEELEVSSPNTWERSRSGRRPPVWVATLQISGKLALRQLQPLVRRVGGLPGVRLSPVSTEARPEEDRASRQQLLRAAYQDALQQARDLAGVIGLKDVRPIQVQVEGGGRPVTLRAMAAEAAPAFDPAELPAPVDRLGLQAWFCAR from the coding sequence ATGGTCCTGCTGCTTCAGGCCGCGCCGCGGCCGGCCATGGCCCAGGCCCAGGTGCAGCTGCAGTGCAACGGCACCCTGCTCGAAGCCCGCGGCTCGGCCGAGCTGCGGCGCGAGGCCAGCCGCTTCGGCTTCTCCCTTGGGGTGGAAGCTGAGGCTGACACCGCTGACCAGGCCCTGGAGAGCCTCCAGGTGCGGCTGGGCGCCGTGCGCCAGGAGCTGAAGTCCCTGGGGGTGGAGGAGCTGGAGGTGAGCTCGCCGAACACCTGGGAGCGCAGCCGCAGCGGCCGGCGGCCGCCGGTGTGGGTGGCCACGCTGCAGATCAGCGGCAAGCTGGCGCTGCGGCAGCTGCAGCCCCTGGTGCGGCGGGTGGGCGGTCTGCCGGGAGTGCGGCTGTCGCCGGTGAGCACGGAGGCCAGGCCCGAGGAGGACCGGGCCAGCCGCCAGCAGCTGTTGCGCGCGGCCTACCAGGATGCCCTGCAGCAGGCCCGGGACCTGGCCGGCGTGATCGGTCTCAAGGACGTGCGCCCGATCCAGGTGCAGGTGGAGGGCGGAGGCCGGCCGGTGACGCTCAGGGCCATGGCGGCGGAGGCTGCGCCCGCCTTCGATCCGGCGGAACTGCCGGCGCCGGTGGATCGCCTGGGCCTGCAGGCGTGGTTCTGCGCCCGTTGA
- a CDS encoding CHAT domain-containing protein, producing the protein MPLILGTESLGADPSLALLTQVEDRRLEDLNALLPDLERPACPPQSLATKDLQSRLSAARQAIRTQAGGRFKHYQPGILSLTFTEDRTASADPSQPQRAFLDLTLVTAEGEPTPRRVQLSLDRFRQLLGSFYQQNAGRAFIDPSDPQTPARQLHAALIAPVEAELAELGVTSLLIATDRGLQAVPFAALHDGSQFLGERYALTLTPSLRLTCLTPPKDGLSRLLAAGASSFEGLAPLPLVLQEIDGLAAQRSADAFLNQRFTPMVLLEQAADPRYDRVHLATHAEFLPGGPRRARVHTGAGAISLAEFARMRDQREGDPLELFSLSACRTAVGDAESELGFAGLALQAGSRSAIGTLWYVDDVATSAFFLQLYRYLDEGFPKADALQATRRDLIAGRIRLDGNRVVAPDGMPLLIDLTTAEQQRVRSGLGHPYFWAGITLLGTPW; encoded by the coding sequence GTGCCGCTGATCCTCGGGACCGAGAGCCTCGGCGCGGATCCCTCCCTGGCCCTGCTCACGCAGGTGGAAGACAGGCGACTCGAGGATCTCAATGCGCTCCTGCCGGATCTCGAGCGGCCAGCCTGTCCACCCCAGAGCCTGGCCACCAAGGACCTGCAAAGCCGGCTCTCAGCTGCCAGGCAGGCGATTCGCACCCAGGCGGGCGGACGCTTCAAGCACTACCAGCCGGGCATCCTCAGCCTCACCTTCACCGAAGACCGCACCGCGTCTGCCGATCCCTCCCAGCCGCAACGGGCATTCCTCGACCTCACCCTGGTCACCGCCGAGGGCGAGCCGACGCCCCGCCGGGTTCAGCTCTCCCTGGATCGCTTCCGCCAGCTCCTGGGGAGCTTCTACCAGCAGAACGCGGGGCGTGCCTTCATCGACCCCTCAGATCCCCAGACCCCAGCGCGTCAGCTCCATGCTGCGCTGATCGCCCCAGTCGAGGCGGAACTGGCGGAGCTGGGTGTGACCAGCCTCCTGATCGCCACGGACCGTGGCCTGCAGGCGGTGCCCTTCGCCGCACTCCACGACGGCAGCCAGTTCCTCGGGGAGCGCTACGCCCTGACCCTCACACCCTCCCTGCGGCTCACCTGTCTCACCCCCCCCAAAGACGGGCTCTCCCGGCTTCTGGCGGCCGGGGCCTCCAGCTTTGAAGGTCTTGCCCCGCTGCCCCTGGTGCTTCAGGAGATCGATGGTCTGGCGGCTCAGCGGTCTGCCGACGCCTTCCTCAACCAACGCTTCACGCCGATGGTGCTGCTGGAGCAGGCTGCCGATCCGCGCTACGACCGGGTGCATCTGGCCACCCATGCGGAGTTCCTGCCCGGGGGGCCGCGGCGGGCCAGGGTCCACACCGGAGCCGGTGCGATCTCCCTGGCTGAATTCGCCCGCATGCGGGATCAGCGCGAGGGAGATCCCCTGGAGCTGTTCAGCCTCAGTGCCTGTCGCACCGCCGTGGGCGACGCGGAGAGCGAACTCGGCTTTGCGGGCCTCGCCCTGCAGGCAGGCTCCAGGAGCGCCATCGGCACGCTCTGGTATGTGGATGATGTCGCTACTTCCGCGTTTTTCCTGCAGCTCTACCGCTACCTCGATGAAGGGTTCCCGAAAGCCGACGCTCTGCAGGCCACCCGCCGGGATCTGATCGCGGGCAGGATCCGCCTGGACGGCAACCGGGTGGTGGCTCCTGACGGCATGCCCCTCCTGATCGATCTCACCACCGCGGAGCAGCAGCGCGTCCGCTCGGGTCTGGGCCATCCTTACTTCTGGGCCGGCATCACCCTGCTCGGCACTCCCTGGTGA
- a CDS encoding CHASE2 domain-containing protein, with translation MNPEASHPPPRDACDRPSKAGRLLLRIGPSLGAAVVLAGIELSGIAQRLDLAFYDLITNMRPAPSARDLPITIIGIGEDDIRRHGWPLDDGLLCRALDRLSEAGASAIGFDIYRDQGVGPDQACLRQRFARNPRLVSVFNVANGIPAIPGTPPARRGYNDLPLDPDGTLRRDLVHVTAQDEATVALPLRLVEVAQGNQQLRDRIEAGRLDAAWLQADSGGYHREADAGLGLQQMLIFREPGSFHTASLSLLLAGGVPPSAINGRIVILGSTAPSLKDLFMVPMSHFRGGAVPLTLPGAEVHALRVAALMDLQRGERWTGWLMPGWGNLLLTLLAAGGGLALGERIGSLRRSVFVTAGMAALLGGSLAVLLLQHIWIGTSMPLLALLMLAAAAWLRRGAASQLHSRQIQRLLGQATSPAVAQLLWDKRDQLLREGIFEGRQLPATVLFTDLANFSTVSQHLTPAELTAWINRCLSVCIPAVIQHDGMVNKFTGDGMMAVFGVPVGKDPASDARGAVQASLAIRQGLDELNARQSREGQPGYRLRIGIHSGEVLAGSVGSSERLEYGVMGDTVNCGSRLESLEKHRHQGVTRILISSVTRNLLDDELVSGLDWLAWGSRQVKGRDEPLEIFELQEGQRTGSSSGQS, from the coding sequence TTGAACCCTGAAGCCAGCCACCCCCCGCCGCGGGATGCCTGCGATCGCCCGTCCAAGGCCGGACGTCTGCTCCTGCGAATCGGTCCGTCCCTGGGGGCAGCGGTGGTGCTGGCCGGGATCGAGCTGTCCGGCATCGCCCAAAGGCTCGACCTGGCGTTCTATGACCTGATCACCAACATGCGCCCGGCGCCATCGGCGCGGGATCTGCCGATCACGATCATCGGGATCGGGGAGGACGACATCCGCCGTCATGGCTGGCCGCTCGATGACGGACTGCTCTGCCGGGCTCTTGACCGGCTGAGTGAGGCCGGCGCAAGCGCCATCGGCTTCGACATCTACCGCGATCAAGGGGTGGGGCCGGACCAGGCCTGCCTGCGGCAGCGCTTCGCCCGCAATCCGCGCTTGGTCTCGGTGTTCAATGTGGCCAACGGCATCCCGGCCATTCCAGGCACGCCACCGGCTCGGAGGGGGTACAACGATCTTCCCCTCGACCCGGACGGCACGTTGCGGCGTGACCTGGTGCACGTGACGGCCCAGGATGAAGCCACAGTGGCCCTGCCGCTGCGGCTGGTGGAGGTGGCCCAGGGCAACCAGCAGCTGCGCGACAGGATCGAGGCTGGCCGCCTCGACGCTGCGTGGCTGCAGGCCGACTCAGGGGGCTATCACCGTGAGGCTGACGCGGGTCTCGGGCTGCAGCAGATGCTGATCTTCAGGGAGCCGGGCAGCTTCCACACCGCGTCCCTCTCGCTCCTGCTGGCCGGAGGCGTACCGCCGAGCGCGATCAACGGAAGGATCGTGATCCTCGGCAGCACCGCCCCGTCGCTCAAGGATCTGTTCATGGTGCCGATGAGCCACTTCCGCGGCGGCGCCGTGCCGCTCACCTTGCCGGGGGCTGAGGTGCATGCGCTGCGGGTCGCCGCTCTGATGGACCTGCAGCGGGGCGAGCGGTGGACGGGGTGGCTGATGCCGGGTTGGGGCAATCTGCTGCTCACCCTGTTGGCGGCCGGTGGCGGACTCGCGCTGGGGGAACGCATTGGCAGCCTGCGCCGGAGTGTGTTCGTCACCGCTGGCATGGCGGCACTCCTGGGCGGCAGCCTGGCGGTGCTGCTGCTGCAGCACATCTGGATCGGCACCAGCATGCCGCTGCTGGCCCTGCTGATGCTCGCCGCAGCTGCCTGGTTGCGGCGGGGCGCTGCCAGCCAGCTGCATTCCCGGCAGATTCAACGACTGCTCGGGCAGGCCACATCCCCAGCGGTGGCCCAGCTGCTCTGGGACAAGCGCGACCAGCTGCTGCGGGAGGGAATCTTCGAGGGGCGACAGCTGCCTGCCACGGTGCTGTTCACCGACCTGGCCAATTTCAGCACCGTTTCCCAGCACCTCACACCGGCTGAGCTCACGGCTTGGATCAACCGCTGTCTGTCGGTCTGCATCCCTGCCGTGATCCAGCATGACGGCATGGTGAACAAGTTCACCGGAGACGGGATGATGGCGGTGTTCGGGGTGCCGGTGGGCAAGGATCCGGCCAGCGATGCGCGGGGCGCGGTGCAGGCATCCCTCGCCATCCGTCAGGGCCTCGACGAACTCAATGCCCGCCAGAGCCGGGAAGGACAGCCGGGCTACCGGCTGCGCATCGGTATTCACTCCGGTGAGGTGCTGGCCGGATCGGTCGGCAGCAGCGAACGGCTGGAATACGGGGTGATGGGCGACACCGTGAACTGCGGCTCAAGGCTGGAGAGCCTCGAGAAGCATCGCCATCAGGGTGTCACCAGGATCCTGATTTCCTCGGTGACCCGCAATCTGCTGGATGACGAGCTCGTGTCCGGGCTGGACTGGCTGGCGTGGGGCTCCCGGCAAGTCAAAGGTCGCGACGAACCCCTGGAGATCTTCGAGCTTCAGGAAGGACAGCGCACGGGCAGCAGCTCGGGCCAGTCCTGA
- a CDS encoding mechanosensitive ion channel family protein: MAMSQLALSLALAAGLVVGRAWMVRHSRLAPLPLLLPLTALLVHVVATLTPAAQLGAVPARWLASLDLLFTGFALIRLGTWGCLQLPAGLGWWPQPPKILRDLAMLLLAAAFTVLVLRERAGVNLVGLLTTSAVLTAVVGLAAQETLKDLFAGISLQLDAPFSEGDWIEVNGSGGIVQTVTLMNTYLKTADGSRLVVPNDTVAQATARCFTPHDPVGNRFSIGLDYALPPGQACALLEQVMAQCPGVLQQPPPRAWVGAYADSAITYELLVWQRGAGELQRLEVRSTVLQHIWYALSREGQSIPYPVRELRPKRQGPPEDDPALIDVEARARLLSGNALFQELGADQLAQLAPLTRCLRFGPGEAVVREGDPSSALFQIVRGRVAVLKAGPQGGQTALASLGAGEVFGEMGLCTGGRRTATVRAEEDTVLLEVERDDLMPLVEAEPEFLNHLARLVNRRRCELEKVTAEQAAAHELGLLQRMQQLFGAVGMGRT; encoded by the coding sequence ATGGCGATGTCCCAACTCGCTCTCAGCCTCGCGCTGGCAGCCGGACTGGTGGTGGGGCGGGCCTGGATGGTGCGCCACAGCCGCCTGGCTCCCCTGCCCCTGCTGCTTCCCCTCACCGCCCTGCTGGTGCATGTGGTGGCCACGCTCACGCCGGCGGCGCAGCTCGGGGCGGTGCCGGCCCGCTGGCTTGCCAGCCTGGACCTGCTGTTCACGGGCTTCGCCCTGATCCGCCTGGGCACCTGGGGATGCCTGCAGCTGCCCGCCGGCCTGGGCTGGTGGCCCCAACCCCCGAAGATCCTGCGCGATCTGGCCATGCTGCTGCTGGCGGCGGCGTTCACGGTGCTGGTGCTTAGGGAGCGGGCCGGGGTGAATCTGGTGGGGCTGCTCACCACCTCCGCGGTGCTCACCGCCGTGGTGGGTCTGGCGGCCCAGGAAACCCTCAAGGACCTCTTCGCGGGCATCAGCCTGCAACTCGATGCCCCCTTCAGCGAGGGCGACTGGATCGAGGTGAACGGCAGCGGCGGCATCGTCCAGACCGTGACTCTGATGAACACCTACCTGAAGACCGCCGACGGCAGCAGGCTGGTGGTGCCCAACGACACCGTGGCCCAGGCGACGGCGCGCTGCTTCACGCCCCATGACCCGGTGGGGAACCGCTTCAGCATCGGCCTGGACTACGCCCTGCCCCCGGGGCAGGCCTGTGCGCTGCTGGAGCAGGTGATGGCCCAGTGCCCCGGTGTGCTCCAGCAGCCACCGCCCCGGGCGTGGGTGGGGGCCTATGCCGACAGTGCCATCACCTACGAGCTGCTGGTGTGGCAGCGGGGCGCGGGCGAGCTGCAGCGCCTGGAGGTGCGCAGCACGGTGCTGCAGCACATCTGGTATGCCCTCAGCCGTGAAGGCCAGAGCATTCCCTACCCGGTGCGGGAGCTGCGCCCGAAGCGCCAGGGCCCCCCGGAGGATGATCCCGCCCTGATCGACGTGGAGGCCCGCGCCCGGCTGCTCTCCGGCAACGCCCTGTTCCAGGAGCTCGGGGCGGACCAGCTGGCCCAGCTGGCCCCCCTCACCCGCTGCCTGCGCTTCGGGCCCGGCGAAGCCGTGGTGCGGGAAGGGGATCCCAGCTCGGCGCTGTTTCAGATCGTGCGCGGCCGGGTCGCGGTGCTGAAGGCCGGGCCCCAGGGCGGGCAGACGGCCCTGGCCAGCCTGGGGGCTGGGGAGGTGTTCGGGGAGATGGGCCTGTGCACCGGTGGCCGCCGCACAGCCACCGTGCGTGCCGAGGAAGACACGGTGCTGCTCGAGGTGGAGCGGGACGACCTGATGCCGCTGGTGGAGGCGGAGCCGGAATTCCTGAACCATCTGGCCCGCCTGGTGAACCGCCGGCGCTGCGAGCTGGAGAAGGTGACGGCCGAGCAGGCCGCGGCCCACGAGCTGGGCCTCCTCCAGCGCATGCAGCAGCTGTTCGGGGCGGTGGGAATGGGGCGGACCTGA